The following DNA comes from Deinococcus sp. YIM 134068.
ATGTGGAGGACACGGCGCGGCGGGTGCTGGAACGCGCGGGGGCGAGTTTTATAAACACACCACTGTTCGAGGAGGCGGAGGTCTACAAACGCGGCGTTGGCGGGAGCACGGATATCGTCCGCAAGGAGATGTTCACCGTCTATTACTTCGGCACGCACGGTGGGTACGTCCTGCGCCCGGAGGGCACCGCCGGAATCGTGCGCGCCTACCTCCAGAACGGCCTCAAGCAGTTGCCTGCTCCGTTGAAATTGTGGACCCACGGGCCGATGTTCCGCGCTGAGAATGTCCATAAAGGCCGTGAGCGCCAGTTCCATCAGGTCGACTACGAGGTGCTGGGGTCCTCTGATCCCCTCGTGGACGCCGAGGCCATCTGGCTGATGTGGGAGGTCGTGCGCGCCCTGGGTCTGACGGGCGGGCGGATCAAGCTCGGCTCTATCGGCGACCCGGCGGACCGGGAGGGGTACAACGCCTACCTGCGCGAGGTCTTCACCCCACACCTGGACCGGCTCTCGGACGACAGCAGGGACCGACTGGAGCGCAACCCGATGCGGATTCTCGACTCCAAGAGCGGGGGCGATCAGGCGCTGATTCGTGAGTTGGAGGTCCGGCCCATGCTCGACTTCCTGGGGGACGAGGCCCGCGCGCACTTCGGGGCGGTGCAGAACTATCTGACGGCGTGGGGCGTGCCCTTCGACGTGGACCCCTCCATCGTGCGCGGGCTGGACTACTACCGCCGCACGGCATGGGAACTCCACCACGAGGGCGTCGGCGCGAAGTCGGCGCTTGGCGGGGGCGGGCGCTACGACGGGCTGGCCGCGCAACTGGGGGGGCCGGAGGTGCCCGCCGTGGGATGGGCCTTCGGGATCGAGCGGCTGCTCCTCGCGCTGGAGGCGGAGGGGGTGGCGCTGCCGAGGGCGGGCGGCCCGCTGCTCTTCCTCGCCGCGATGGACGAGGAACGGGTCGGGCTGGCGGCTCAGGTGGCCCTCGAAGCCAGAGCCGTCACCCGCGTGGAGTTCGCGTACCGGGCCATGAAGCCGGGCAGCGCCTTCCGGGAGGCCGACCGCCGGGGAGCGGCCCTCGCGGCGGTGATCGGCAGTGAGGAAGCGGCGCGCGGCGTATTGAACGTTAAGACGTTGGCGACCGGGGTTCAGCGTGAGGTGGCGCTGGCCGAACTCAGCGCCTTCTTGGAGTTGGAGCGAGCATGAAGCGGACCTGTTATATCGGCGAGTTGAACGAGCGTCACGTGGGGCAGACCGTCACCCTTCAGGGGTGGGTGAATCGCCGCCGGGACCTGGGCGGGCTGATCTTCATCGAGCTGCGGGACCGCTCGGGGGTCGTGCAGGTGCAGGTGGAGCCGGACTCCCCGGCCTTCGCGGAGGCCGACACCGTGCGCGGGGAGTACGTGGTGGAGGTGGAGGGCCGCTTCCAGCCGCGTCCGGAGGGACAGCGCAAGGGAGGGACGGGCGACTACGAGGTGATCGCCTCGCGGGTCGTGGTGCTGAACCGGGCGAAGACACCGCCCTTCGAGCTGGACAAGGGCGATGCGGTCGCCGAGGACCTGCGCCTGAAGTACCGCTACCTCGACCTGCGCCGCGCGGAGATGACGCGCCACCTGATGCTGCGCTCGAAGGCGGTGGCGGCGGTGACGCAATTTCTCGACGCCTCCGGCTTCGTGCAGGTGGAAACGCCGATGCTCACGCGCTCGACGCCGGAGGGGGCGCGCGACTTCCTCGTTCCCAGCCGCCTGAACCCCGGTGAGGTCTATGCGCTACCGCAGTCGCCACAACTGTTCAAGCAGCTCCTGATGATCGCGGGGCTGGACCGCTACTACCAGCTCGCCCGCTGCTTCCGCGACGAGGACCTGCGCGCCGACCGCCAGCCCGACTTCACCCAGCTCGACATGGAGATGAGCTTCGTGACGCAAGACGACGTGCTGGAGGTGCAGGAACGCCTGATGGCCCACGTCTTCCGCGAGGTGCTCGGCCACGAGCTGCCTCTCCCCTTCCCCCGCCTGACCTACCGGGAGGCGATGGACCGCTACGGCTCGGACAAGCCAGACCTGCGTTTCGGGCTGGAGTTCGCGGACGTGACCGACCTGTTCCGGGGTGGAGAGTTCGCGGCCTTCGCGGACGCGGGGACGGTGAAGGTCCTCGCGGCGGCGGCCCTGACCCGCAAGCAGTTGGGCGAGCTGGAGCGGGTGGCGAAGCAGAACGGGGCGAGAGGGCTGGCGTGGGTGCGGCGGGAGGGTGACACGTTCACGGGTGGGATCAGCAAGTTTGTCGGCGGGCAGACGGCGCTGCTGCTGGAGCGGACGGGCGTGGAGCCGGGCGGCACCCTGCTCTTCGCGGCGGGCGAGTGGAGGGCAGCGGTGACGGCGCTGGGGGCGGTGCGCTTGAGTCTGCGGGACCTCCTCGATCTGGCCTCGGGCGGGCCGAGGTTCCACGTCTCCTGGGTCGTGGACTTCCCGCAACTGGACTTCGACGAGGACAGCGGGAGCTGGACCTACATGCACCACCCCTTCACGGCACCGCACGAGGGCGACGTGGCCCTGTTCGGGACCGGGCGGCAGGGCGAGATTCGCGCGCAGGCGTACGATCTCGTCCTCAACGGTTACGAGGTCGGCGGCGGTTCCATCCGCATCCACGACCCGGCGGTGCAGGCGCGGATGTTCGCGGCCATCGGGTTGTCGGAGGACGAGGCGCGGGACAAGTTCGGCTTCTTCCTCGACGCGCTGGAATACGGCACGCCCCCCCACGGCGGCATCGCGTGGGGCTTCGACCGCCTCGTCATGGTGATGGCGGGGGCGTCGAGCATCCGCGAGGTCATCGCCTTCCCCAAGAACAACCGGGGTGCCGACCCGATGGCCCTCGCCCCCTCTCCCGTGGACGCGGCCCAGCTCGCCGAGGTGGGCCTGCAGGTGCTCGGGGGGGAATAGAGTTCCCTTAAACGTGGGTGCTGGGAACGCAGAAGGCAGAGGACACTTGGTGCCAGCCTTCTGCATGTTTCCATGAATTATTCGAGAAGTAAATTCACAATCCTGTAGCTTGTGAATAAATAATTTATCTCCCTGTCGATCCTCGGAGTCTGTTCACTGGCCGCTACACTCCCGGCGTGACCTCCCCTCCCCTGCTGATCGACGGCCACCTCGACCTCGCCTACAACGCCGGGCTGGGGCGGGACCTGACGCTCGACCTGGGGGCGTTGCGGGCGGCGGACCCGGTGGCCGGGCAGACGGCGACGGTGACGTTCGGGGAGCTGAGGGCGGCGGGGACGCGGGTGTGCTTCGGGACCCTCTTCGCGCTGCCGCGCACGCCGGGGAGTCCGGGCGGGTACACGGATCACGCGGGGGCGCGCGGGCAGGCTTTGGCCCAGCTCGACCGGTACCGCCGCTGGGAGGACGGCGGCCTTGTGCGGCTTCTGCGGACCGGGCGGGAGGTGGAGGCCCACCTCGCCGGGCCGGAGGGGGCGCTGGGGGTCGTGCTGCTGATGGAGGGGGCGGACCCGGTGCGGGACGCGGACGACCTGGGGTTCTGGGTGGAGGCGGGCGTGCGGGTGATCGGCCCGGCGTGGGGGCGCACGCGCTACGCGGGGGGCACGGACGCACCGGGGGGATTGACGGACGCGGGGCGCGACCTCGTGACGGCGATGCGGGGGCTGGGGGTGGCGCTCGACGCCTCACACCTCGACGACGCCGCGTTCTGGGAGGCGCTGGACCTGGGCGGGCGGGTCGTGGCGACCCACGCGAACAGCCGCGCGCTGGTGCCCGGCAACCGGCACCTGACCGATGAGATGGCGCGGGCGGTCGCGGGGCGGGGCGGGGTGATCGGGCTGGTGTTCCTGAGCACCTTCCTGCGGGCGGGGTGGGAGGTCGGGCAGGCGCGGGTGCCGCGGTCCGAGGTCGCGGCCCACGCACGGCACTACGCGGGGCTGGTCGGCTGGGAACACGTCGGGCTGGGGACCGATCTGGACGGCGGGTTCGGGCGGGAGAAGGTGCCGGAGGGGGTGGAGCGGTACCGGGACGTGCTGGGCGTGCTGGACGTCCTCCCCGCCGAACACCGGGTGGCGGTGGCGGGGGAGAACTGGCGGCGGTGGCTGACACGGTATCTTGGGGAGCGATGAACGTTCCGCTGGCGACCCCGGACCTCGACCCGCGCACCCACGCCCTCGACCCGCAGGCCCGCCTCGCCGAGGAGGCGTTGCGCGGGCGGCTGACGGGCGGGGGCTGGCAGTTCGTGACGCCGACGCCCGCGCGGGTGGGGAACGCCCGGCTGAGCCTGCGCGCCCGGCCCGACGCCGTGAGCGCGCAGGTGACGGAGGCGCTGCCCGGCGAGGCGGTGGAGGTCGTGCTGGCGCGGGAGGACGGCTGGGCGTGGGTGCGGACCCTCCACGACCGCTACCTGGGGTGGGCAAGGCTGGAGGGGCTGACCGACACGCCTCCTCCGGCGGGCGGGGCGCTGACGGTGACGGCCCTGCGGGGACACGCCTACGTGGAGCCGAGGATCAGCCGCCCGGTGGTGGCGGAGCTGTGCTTCGGTGCCCGGCTGACCCGCACCCCCGGTGACGAGGCGGTCGAGGACGGGCGGCGCTGGCTGCCCGTCACCCTGCCCGGCGGGGGGGAGGGCTGGGTGCAGGCGGTGACGCTGGCCCCGTGGGAGGAGGGGGACCCGGCAGCCTTCGCGTTGCGCTTTCTGGAGACGCCCTACGTCTGGGGGGGCCGCTCCGCGTGGGGGCTGGACTGCTCGGGGCTGACGCAACTGGCGTACGCGGCGACCGGGCGGGTCCTGCCCCGCGACGCCGATCAGCAGCGGGCCTTTCTGACTCCGGTATCAGCGCCCCGGCGCGGCGACCTCGCCTTTTTTCCCGGCCACGTCGGCATCCTGCTCGACGAGCGGCGCATGATTCACGCGAACGCCACCCACATGCGGGTGACGGTGGAGACCTTCGGGGAGGGCGAGTACGGGGAGCGGCTGGTGGGGTCGCTGCTCGGCTTCGGGCGGTGGCCGGGGTGAGCGTGACGTGGGAGACGCTGGAGCTGCACACGGCCCGGCCCTTCGGGATCGCGCGCTGGACGCACAGCACGTACCCGCGCACCTTCGTGACCTTCGGGCGGGACGGGGTGGTGGGCCGGGGCGAGGCCGCGCCGAACGCCTTTTACGGGGAGACGGGCGGGACGGTGGCGGCGGTGCTGCCCCTCCTGGCGGACGCGCTGACGGACGGGTGGGACTGGGACGGCCTGCATGACCGGCTCACGGCGCGGATGCCGTCGGGCCACCCCTCGGTGAAGTGCGCGCTGGAGATGGCGGCGCTGGAGTGGTCGGCGCGGGCGGCGGGCGTCCCCGTGTGGCGGCTGCTGGGCCTCGCCCCCACCCCGCTGCCCGAGAGCAGCTACACGGTGAGTCTCGGTCCGCTGGAGGACATGAGGGCCGGGGCGCGTGAGGCGGTCTCGCGCGGGCACGGGGTCCTGAAGGTCAAGCTCGGCACGGGGCGGGACGAGGCCATCGTGGAGGCGCTGCGGGCGGAGGCCCCCGGTGTCCGGCTGCGGGTGGACGCCAACGCGGCCTGGGACCGGGCGGGCGCGCGGCGGATGCTGGACGTGCTGGACGCCGCCCGTGTGGAGCTGGTGGAGCAGCCCCTCGCGGCGGGCGACCTGGAGGGGCACGCCGCGCTCCGGCGCGTGAGCCGCCTGCCCCTCGTGGCCGACGAGAGCCTGCATCATGTCTCGGACGTGCCCAGGCTGGCGGGGGCCTTTGACGGGGTGAACCTCAAGCTCGCCAAACTGGGGGGGCCGCTCCGTGCCCTCACCGCGTTGCGGCTGGCCCGTGCCCACGGCCTTCAGGTGATGCTGGGCTGCATGATCGAGAGTTCGCTGGGCATCGCGGCGGCGGCGCACCTCGCGGGGCTGGCGGACTGGGCTGATCTGGACGGGGCGCTCCTGCTCGCGGACGACCCCTTCACGGGCTTGCAGTGGGAGGCGGGGCGGCTCTCGCGTCCAACCGGGGTGGGCTGGGGGGTGGAGCGGGCGTGACGGAGGACGAGTTGATCATGGCGACCAGGGACCGATTGGCGGGTCCGCCCTCCCCCATTTGGGAGGCGCGGGACCCCCGGCCACCCGTGACTGCCGAGGAGTGGTCCACCTTCGAGGCGGCGGTCGGCCTGCCGCTCCCACCTCTCTTGCGCCGGGTCTATATGGAGATCGGGGATGGGGGGTGGGGACCGTGGGCGGGGTTGTGTCCGCTGGGCGTGCGTGGGGATGAGGACGAACCGTGGTTCAGCGTGCTGGGGCAGTGGGAGGGGGGCATCGAGGCTAGGGATGCAGTCGAGGCGGAGGATGAAAGCTACCTGCTGTACTTCTGTAACGGGGGATGCGTCGTGTTCAGCGTCTTCGATACGACCACGGGCCGCGTCGGGCTTCGTGACGGCGAGGAGCCGATCCTCTGGCAGGCCGACTCCCTCCACGACTGGTTCGAGCGGTGGCTGGTGGGCGAACACGTGATGTCCTTTGGGAACCCCGCGTGACCACCGTCGCCATCCTCGGCTGCGGCAACCGGGGCGCGGATGTGTACGCCCGGCACCTCACCGAACAGGGGGCGCGAGTGACGCATCTCGTCGATCCCCACCCGGCCCGGCTCGCGGAGGTGGCCGCGCGGCATGGGCTGGGGCCGCAGGTCTGCTTCCCCGACGTGGACGCCTTCTTCGCCCTCGGGCGGGTGGCGGACGCGGTGGTGGTCGCCACGCCGGACGACGCGCACGTGGGGCCGTGCGTCCAGGCGCTCGCGCTGGGCTACGACGTGCTGCTCGAAAAGCCGGTGTGCCTGGACGAGGCGGAACTGGAAGTCCTGCTCGCGGCGGAGGCGGCCTCGCGGGGCCGGGTGAGCGTGTGCCATGTGCTACGGACGACCCCCTTCTTCCGGGCGGTGCGGGCGGTCCTCGACTCGGGGCGGCTGGGACGGCTCGTCGCCGTCCAGCACGCGGAGAACGTGTCGTCCTGGCACTACGCGCATTCCTATGTGCGGGGCAACTGGCGCGCCTCTCCCCCCGCCGCGCCGTTCGTGCTCGCCAAGTCGGGGCATGACCTCGACCTGTTGCGCTGGTTCGCGGGGGCATCGCCCGCGCGGGTGAGCAGCGAGGGGCAGCTCAACCACTTCCGCCCCCAGGAGGCCCCTCCCGGCGCGGCGGATCGGTGCGTGGTCTGCCCGGTCCCCGATTGTCCCTATGACGCGCGGGTGATCTACGGCGGGCGCGACCCGCACCGCTGGCCCGTCACGGTGCTGACGGCGGGGGGCGTGTCACTGGCGGATGCCCTGGCGTCTGGACCTTACGGGCGCTGTGTCTATCACTCGGACAACGACGTGGTGGACCATCAGGCTGTGACGGTCGTCTTCGGGAACGGGGTGACGGCGCAGCTCACGGTGAGTGCCTTTACCCACGACAACACGCGGACGCTGAAGCTGCTGGGCACCCACGGCGAGTTGCGCGGCCAGATGGAGCGTGGGGAGATCGAGGTCCACAGCTTCCGCACAGGCGGGGTCGAGCGCGTGAGCGTGGACGCGGAGGGCAACCACGGCGGCGGGGACGAGGCGCTGGTCGCCGGGTGGCTCGCCTCCCTGCGCGGGGAGGCGGGGGTGCCCACGCCGCTCGCGGAGTCGCTGGACTCGCACCGGATGGCGTTCGCGGCGGAGCGGGCGCGGGGAAGGGGGACGGTGGAGGAGCTGACCGTCGCGAGGTAGGGCTGGACAGGCGAGGGTGGGGCGGGGGCGGGTGGACTGCTTGGCGGTTGTTCGGCGGTCAGGATTCGGCAGTCAGGAGTTGGCTTGGACGATATGGCACGTGGCTTGTATTAATTACCCTCAGAGTGCCGAATCACTCCGAAGTTCGGGCGGCGACGCGGCGGATGATCTCCACGAGTTGGGAGGGGCGGAAGGGTTTGACGAGGTAGGCGGTGGGGAGGTCGGGGCCGAGGTCGGGGACCTGTTCGGCGCGGCCCACGCCGGAGAGGAAGACGACGGGGGGCAGGCGGGGGCCGAGAGCGGCGTGCAGGCGGCGGATGGTCTCGAAGCCGTCCCAGGGGGTCATGAGGACATCGAGGACGATGACATCGAAGGGCCGCTCCAGGGCGCTGGCGAGGGCCTCGGGGCCGCTGCGGGCGGGGGTGACGCGGAAGCCGTGGAGGCCCAGGGTGAGGCCGAGGAGTTCGAGAATCTGCTCCTCGTCGTCCACGACCAGCAGGCGCAGGGGCAGGCCCAGGTCGGGCGGGGTCTCCCCTGCTTCATCGGGGGCGGTCACAGGGGGAAAGGGGTGGGGAGAGCGGGGGTGGGCACGGGTCTCCAGGGGGAAGGGGGCACCCGAGGGGGAGACTCAGGTGCCCGCGAGGGGTGGGGGGTCGGTGGGGGTCAGCCGCCCGCGAGGGCCTGCAGGAACTCGACGTTGTTGCGGGTCTTGCCCATCCGTTGAAGCAGCATCTCCATCGCGTCGGCGGGGTCCATGTCGGAGATGACCTTGCGAAGGAGCCACATCTTCTTGAGGACCTCGGGCTGGAGCAGCAACTCCTCGCGGCGGGTGCCGGACTTGAGGATGTCGAGCGCGGGGAAGATGCGGCGTTCCTCCAACCTTCGTGACAGGACGAGTTCGGCGTTGCCCGTGCCCTTGAACTCCTCGAAGATCACGTCGTCCATGCGCGAGCCGGTCTCGACGAGGGCCGTCGCCAGGATGGTCAGCGAGCCGCCGTCGCGGATGTTCCTGGCCGCGCCGAGAAACCGCTTGGGCCAGTGCAGCGCGTTGGAGTCCAGGCCGCCCGAGAGGGTGCGCCCGGTGGGCGGCGTGACGAGGTTGTTCGCGCGGGCGAGGCGGGTGATGGAATCGAGGAGGATGACCACGTGGCCGCCGTCCTCGACGATGCGGCGGGCGCGCTCGTGGACGAACTCGGCGACGCGGACGTGGTGCTGGGGCGGCTCGTCGAACGTACTGGCGATGACCTGCGCGCCCTGCACGCTCTCGCGGAAGTCCGTCACCTCCTCGGGGCGCTCGTCCACGAGCAGGACCATCACCGTCACGTCGGGGTAGTTCTTGACGATGGAGTTGGCGATCTTCTTGAGCAGGGTCGTCTTGCCCGCTTTCGGCGGCGCGACGATCAAGGCCCGCTGCCCTCGCCCGATGGGCACGAGGAGGTCCACGACCCGCAGGGAGAGGCCGTCGTCCATGCCGGGGTCCTCCAGCACGAGCTGCGCGTCGGGGAAGGTCGGCGTCAGGTCGTCGAAGCGGGGCCGCCGCCGGGCCGCCTCGGGGTCGAGGCCGTTGACCGCCTCCACCTGCAGGAGGGTGCCGTAGCGTTCGTTCTCGCGCGGTTTGCGGGCGCGACCGATCACGTCGTCGCCCGTGCGCAGGTGGAACTGCTTGATCACCCCCGCCGTCACCAGGGTCGAGCGCGACGCCGGCTCGAGGAGGTCCGACTGGAGGAAGCCGTAGCCGTCCGGGCTGATGTCGAGGTAGCCGCGCGCGAGGCTCTGGCCCTCGGCCCCCGCCTGACGCTCCATGATGGCGAGCGCCAGGGAGTCTTTCTTGAGCTTGCGGTAGTTCTCGATGCCGTGGCTGGCGGCGATGAGGTGGAGTTCGGGCAGGATTTTCTGCTGAAGTTCGTGAAAGGGCAGGGGGCCGGGATGTTGGGGCAGGGGGTCGGTCACTGGGAATCGGTCCTCCGAATCAATTGTTATTTCGTTGGGGCAGGTTCGGGCACCTGGGCACCGGGGGAGGGCTGCGGGTTCGTGCCCGCCTCGCTGGAGGGCGTCTCGGGACTGGCCCCGGCGCGCTTCGCCCAGTCCTTGAGGAAGCCGTCGAGGCCCGCCGTCGTCAGCGGATGCTTGACCATCTGCGTGAAGACCTTGTACGGGATGGTCGCCACGTCCGCGCCCG
Coding sequences within:
- the hisS gene encoding histidine--tRNA ligase, which produces MPLQRPKGTQDHLPEGSPKLGLDVRASAFAHVEDTARRVLERAGASFINTPLFEEAEVYKRGVGGSTDIVRKEMFTVYYFGTHGGYVLRPEGTAGIVRAYLQNGLKQLPAPLKLWTHGPMFRAENVHKGRERQFHQVDYEVLGSSDPLVDAEAIWLMWEVVRALGLTGGRIKLGSIGDPADREGYNAYLREVFTPHLDRLSDDSRDRLERNPMRILDSKSGGDQALIRELEVRPMLDFLGDEARAHFGAVQNYLTAWGVPFDVDPSIVRGLDYYRRTAWELHHEGVGAKSALGGGGRYDGLAAQLGGPEVPAVGWAFGIERLLLALEAEGVALPRAGGPLLFLAAMDEERVGLAAQVALEARAVTRVEFAYRAMKPGSAFREADRRGAALAAVIGSEEAARGVLNVKTLATGVQREVALAELSAFLELERA
- the aspS gene encoding aspartate--tRNA ligase, whose product is MKRTCYIGELNERHVGQTVTLQGWVNRRRDLGGLIFIELRDRSGVVQVQVEPDSPAFAEADTVRGEYVVEVEGRFQPRPEGQRKGGTGDYEVIASRVVVLNRAKTPPFELDKGDAVAEDLRLKYRYLDLRRAEMTRHLMLRSKAVAAVTQFLDASGFVQVETPMLTRSTPEGARDFLVPSRLNPGEVYALPQSPQLFKQLLMIAGLDRYYQLARCFRDEDLRADRQPDFTQLDMEMSFVTQDDVLEVQERLMAHVFREVLGHELPLPFPRLTYREAMDRYGSDKPDLRFGLEFADVTDLFRGGEFAAFADAGTVKVLAAAALTRKQLGELERVAKQNGARGLAWVRREGDTFTGGISKFVGGQTALLLERTGVEPGGTLLFAAGEWRAAVTALGAVRLSLRDLLDLASGGPRFHVSWVVDFPQLDFDEDSGSWTYMHHPFTAPHEGDVALFGTGRQGEIRAQAYDLVLNGYEVGGGSIRIHDPAVQARMFAAIGLSEDEARDKFGFFLDALEYGTPPHGGIAWGFDRLVMVMAGASSIREVIAFPKNNRGADPMALAPSPVDAAQLAEVGLQVLGGE
- a CDS encoding dipeptidase gives rise to the protein MTSPPLLIDGHLDLAYNAGLGRDLTLDLGALRAADPVAGQTATVTFGELRAAGTRVCFGTLFALPRTPGSPGGYTDHAGARGQALAQLDRYRRWEDGGLVRLLRTGREVEAHLAGPEGALGVVLLMEGADPVRDADDLGFWVEAGVRVIGPAWGRTRYAGGTDAPGGLTDAGRDLVTAMRGLGVALDASHLDDAAFWEALDLGGRVVATHANSRALVPGNRHLTDEMARAVAGRGGVIGLVFLSTFLRAGWEVGQARVPRSEVAAHARHYAGLVGWEHVGLGTDLDGGFGREKVPEGVERYRDVLGVLDVLPAEHRVAVAGENWRRWLTRYLGER
- a CDS encoding C40 family peptidase, which gives rise to MNVPLATPDLDPRTHALDPQARLAEEALRGRLTGGGWQFVTPTPARVGNARLSLRARPDAVSAQVTEALPGEAVEVVLAREDGWAWVRTLHDRYLGWARLEGLTDTPPPAGGALTVTALRGHAYVEPRISRPVVAELCFGARLTRTPGDEAVEDGRRWLPVTLPGGGEGWVQAVTLAPWEEGDPAAFALRFLETPYVWGGRSAWGLDCSGLTQLAYAATGRVLPRDADQQRAFLTPVSAPRRGDLAFFPGHVGILLDERRMIHANATHMRVTVETFGEGEYGERLVGSLLGFGRWPG
- a CDS encoding dipeptide epimerase; this translates as MAGVSVTWETLELHTARPFGIARWTHSTYPRTFVTFGRDGVVGRGEAAPNAFYGETGGTVAAVLPLLADALTDGWDWDGLHDRLTARMPSGHPSVKCALEMAALEWSARAAGVPVWRLLGLAPTPLPESSYTVSLGPLEDMRAGAREAVSRGHGVLKVKLGTGRDEAIVEALRAEAPGVRLRVDANAAWDRAGARRMLDVLDAARVELVEQPLAAGDLEGHAALRRVSRLPLVADESLHHVSDVPRLAGAFDGVNLKLAKLGGPLRALTALRLARAHGLQVMLGCMIESSLGIAAAAHLAGLADWADLDGALLLADDPFTGLQWEAGRLSRPTGVGWGVERA
- a CDS encoding SMI1/KNR4 family protein, with protein sequence MTEDELIMATRDRLAGPPSPIWEARDPRPPVTAEEWSTFEAAVGLPLPPLLRRVYMEIGDGGWGPWAGLCPLGVRGDEDEPWFSVLGQWEGGIEARDAVEAEDESYLLYFCNGGCVVFSVFDTTTGRVGLRDGEEPILWQADSLHDWFERWLVGEHVMSFGNPA
- a CDS encoding Gfo/Idh/MocA family protein encodes the protein MTTVAILGCGNRGADVYARHLTEQGARVTHLVDPHPARLAEVAARHGLGPQVCFPDVDAFFALGRVADAVVVATPDDAHVGPCVQALALGYDVLLEKPVCLDEAELEVLLAAEAASRGRVSVCHVLRTTPFFRAVRAVLDSGRLGRLVAVQHAENVSSWHYAHSYVRGNWRASPPAAPFVLAKSGHDLDLLRWFAGASPARVSSEGQLNHFRPQEAPPGAADRCVVCPVPDCPYDARVIYGGRDPHRWPVTVLTAGGVSLADALASGPYGRCVYHSDNDVVDHQAVTVVFGNGVTAQLTVSAFTHDNTRTLKLLGTHGELRGQMERGEIEVHSFRTGGVERVSVDAEGNHGGGDEALVAGWLASLRGEAGVPTPLAESLDSHRMAFAAERARGRGTVEELTVAR
- a CDS encoding response regulator, encoding MTAPDEAGETPPDLGLPLRLLVVDDEEQILELLGLTLGLHGFRVTPARSGPEALASALERPFDVIVLDVLMTPWDGFETIRRLHAALGPRLPPVVFLSGVGRAEQVPDLGPDLPTAYLVKPFRPSQLVEIIRRVAARTSE
- the rho gene encoding transcription termination factor Rho, with translation MTDPLPQHPGPLPFHELQQKILPELHLIAASHGIENYRKLKKDSLALAIMERQAGAEGQSLARGYLDISPDGYGFLQSDLLEPASRSTLVTAGVIKQFHLRTGDDVIGRARKPRENERYGTLLQVEAVNGLDPEAARRRPRFDDLTPTFPDAQLVLEDPGMDDGLSLRVVDLLVPIGRGQRALIVAPPKAGKTTLLKKIANSIVKNYPDVTVMVLLVDERPEEVTDFRESVQGAQVIASTFDEPPQHHVRVAEFVHERARRIVEDGGHVVILLDSITRLARANNLVTPPTGRTLSGGLDSNALHWPKRFLGAARNIRDGGSLTILATALVETGSRMDDVIFEEFKGTGNAELVLSRRLEERRIFPALDILKSGTRREELLLQPEVLKKMWLLRKVISDMDPADAMEMLLQRMGKTRNNVEFLQALAGG